The window AATTGAAATATTATTGTTGTTAAACTTGGAATGGAATAAGCAATGAACACGTTGTTCAATCTGGTTGTAGTTGTACAGGTTATTTCCGCTCTGGCGATTATCGGTCTGGTCTTGCTGCAGCATGGCAAGGGCGCCGATATGGGAGCGGCTTTCGGTTCCGGCGCTTCCGGCAGTCTGTTCGGTGCCACTGGCTCCTCGAACTTCATGTCGAAGTCGACCGGCGTGGCCGCCGCGGTGTTTTTCGGCGCCACCCTGGGCCTGGCGTTCTTTGCCACCAAAAACAAGGGCCAGGTCGGCGGCGGCGTGATGGATCGCGCAGCCGTGACGGCGCCAGCGCCAGTGACCGGCCCGGGTGCAATCCCGACCGCCGCACCGTCGCTTGCTGCGCCTGCCGCTCCGTCGGCCGTGCCGAACGCGCCAGTTACCGGTGGGGCAGTGCCTGCCGCGCCAGTGACCGGCGGAGCAGTTCCGGCCGCGCCAGCGACAACGGTACCGGAAGTACCTGCTAATCAGGTGCCAAAGTAATCCAGTTCTGGTAGAATACTGCCCGCGCACAGAGTATTAGCGCAGGCAGCATGGCCGGGTATTGGCCAGTATCAAAAAGAAGTAAGGTTTTTCTGTTTTATCCTTGTTTTCGCGCAATTTTGCATTGAATACAGTGATGTAACAATGTTAGAATAGCGGACTCAATGCCGACGTGGTGAAATTGGTAGACACGCTATCTTGAGGGGGTAGTGGGCGAAAGCCTGTGCGAGTTCGAGTCTCGCCGTCGGCACCAAGAATATGAAAGCCAGCAAGGTTGCATAAGCGAACATGTTTATGCCTAAGCTGGCTTTTTTGCGAGGATCAGTCGTTCGGTCCTGGTGGCAAGGTTCAAGCCAGGTTCGTGCGGTAGGGCGCTGCGACATGCAGTGTTTCATTAACCGATCGTTCAATATAGGCTCCATCAAGTGAACCTCGATAATTACTTCCCCGTCCTGTTGTTCATCCTGGTTGGCATCGGTGTCGGTGTCGTCCCGCAGGTACTGGGATATCTGCTCTCTCCCCATAAGCCCGATTCCGCCAAGCTGTCGCCTTACGAGTGCGGCTTTGAAGCGTTTGAAGACGCGCGCATGAAGTTCGACGTCCGCTACTATCTGGTGGCAATCCTGTTTATTTTGTTCGATCTGGAAACGGCATTCTTCTTCCCATGGGGCGTCTCCATGCGTGAGCTGGGCTGGTCCGGCTTCGTGACGATGATGGTCTTCATCGCCGAGTTTGTGGTCGGTTTTTGGTATATCTGGAAGAAAGGTGCCCTTGATTGGGAATAAGCCATGTCAATTGAAGGCGTATTAAACGAAGGTTTCATCACCACGACAGCAGACAAGCTGATCAACTGGGCGCGTACCGGGTCGATGTTCCCGATGACGTTCGGCCTGGCTTGCTGCGCCGTCGAAATGATGCACACGGGCGCGGCCCGCTACGACATGGACCGCTTCGGCGTCGTGTTCCGTCCCTCGCCGCGCCAGTCCGACGTGATGATCGTCGCCGGCACGCTGTGCAACAAGATGGCCCCGGCCCTGCGCAAGGTCTACGACCAGATGCCGGAGCCGCGCTGGGTCATCTCGATGGGCTCGTGCGCCAACGGCGGCGGCTACTATCACTATTCGTACTCGGTGGTGCGCGGTTGCGACCGCATTGTGCCGGTCGATGTCTACGTGCCGGGCTGTCCGCCGACCGCTGAAGCGCTGCTGTACGGGATTCTGCAACTGCAGAACAAGATCAAGCGCACCAATACCATCGCACGTTAAGAAGCGGTTTCCACCATGACGACAAAACTCGAAGCCCTTGAACTCGCCCTGCGCACCGCACTGGGTGAGGGCGCCGCTATCAGCGTGGCGCTGGGCGAGGTGACCGTAGTGGTCAAGGCCGCCGGCTATATCGCCGCGATGCAGACCCTGCGCGACCACCCGGCGCTCAAATTTGAACAATTGCTCGACCTGTGCGGTGTGGATTACTCCACCTACGGCGAAGGCACCTGGGATGGCGCGCGCTTCGCGGCCGTCTCGCATCTGCTGTCGATCGAACATAACTGGCGTGTGCGCGTGCGCGTGTTCGCCGAGGACGACGACACGCCGGTACTGGCCTCGGTCGTCGAGCTGTGGCGTTCGGCCAACTGGTACGAGCGCGAAGCGTTCGACCTGTACGGCATCCTGTTCGAAGGCCACAACGACCTGCGCCGCATCCTGACCGACTACGGTTTCATCGGCCATCCGTTCCGCAAGGACTTCCCGATGTCCGGTTACGTCGAAATGCGTTACGACCCCGAACAGAAGCGCGTGATCTACCAAGCCGTGACGATCGAGCCGCGTGAAATCATTCCGCGCGTGATCCGCGAAGAAACCTACGGGATGAATCCTGGGAGCAAAAACCTTGGCTGAAATTAAGAACTACACCCTCAACTTCGGTCCGCAGCACCCGGCCGCGCACGGCGTGCTGCGCCTGGTGCTCGAGCTCGACGGCGAAGTGATCCAGCGTGCCGATCCGCACATCGGCCTGTTGCACCGCGCCACCGAAAAGCTGGCCGAAACCCGCACCTACCTGCAATCGGTGCCCTACATGGACCGTCTCGACTATGTGTCGATGATGAGCAACGAGCACGGCTATGTGATGGCGATCGAGAAGCTGCTCGGTATTGAAGTACCGGTGCGCGCCCAATATATCCGCGTCATGTTCGACGAAATCACGCGCCTGCTGAACCACCTGATGTGGCTCGGCACGCACGCGCTCGACGTCGGCGCGATGGGTCCGTTCCTGTACGCCTTCCGCGACCGCGAAGATTTGTTCGACTGCTACGAAGCGGTCTCCGGCGCGCGTATGCACGCCGCTTACTACCGCCCGGGCGGCGTGTACCGCGACCTGCCGGACGCGATGCCGAAGCACAAGGCCTCGATCATCCGCAGCGCCAAGGCGATCGACGAACTGAACGAACACCGCCAGGGCTCGCTGCTCGACTTCCTCGACGACTTCTGCAAGCGTTTCGTCACCTATGTGGACGAGTACGAAACCCTGCTGACCGATAACCGCATCTGGAAACAGCGTACGGTCGGCATCGGCGTGGTGAGCCCGGAAGCGGCGAAAGCCATGGGCTTTACCGGCGCCATGCTGCGCGGCTCGGGCGTGGAGTGGGATCTGCGCAAGAAGCAGCCGTACGCCGTGTACGACAAGATGGATTTCGACGTCCCGGTCGGCACCAATGGCGATTGCTACGACCGCTACCTGGTG of the Massilia violaceinigra genome contains:
- the secG gene encoding preprotein translocase subunit SecG, whose translation is MNTLFNLVVVVQVISALAIIGLVLLQHGKGADMGAAFGSGASGSLFGATGSSNFMSKSTGVAAAVFFGATLGLAFFATKNKGQVGGGVMDRAAVTAPAPVTGPGAIPTAAPSLAAPAAPSAVPNAPVTGGAVPAAPVTGGAVPAAPATTVPEVPANQVPK
- a CDS encoding NADH-quinone oxidoreductase subunit A, which gives rise to MNLDNYFPVLLFILVGIGVGVVPQVLGYLLSPHKPDSAKLSPYECGFEAFEDARMKFDVRYYLVAILFILFDLETAFFFPWGVSMRELGWSGFVTMMVFIAEFVVGFWYIWKKGALDWE
- a CDS encoding NuoB/complex I 20 kDa subunit family protein; this encodes MSIEGVLNEGFITTTADKLINWARTGSMFPMTFGLACCAVEMMHTGAARYDMDRFGVVFRPSPRQSDVMIVAGTLCNKMAPALRKVYDQMPEPRWVISMGSCANGGGYYHYSYSVVRGCDRIVPVDVYVPGCPPTAEALLYGILQLQNKIKRTNTIAR
- a CDS encoding NADH-quinone oxidoreductase subunit C; translated protein: MTTKLEALELALRTALGEGAAISVALGEVTVVVKAAGYIAAMQTLRDHPALKFEQLLDLCGVDYSTYGEGTWDGARFAAVSHLLSIEHNWRVRVRVFAEDDDTPVLASVVELWRSANWYEREAFDLYGILFEGHNDLRRILTDYGFIGHPFRKDFPMSGYVEMRYDPEQKRVIYQAVTIEPREIIPRVIREETYGMNPGSKNLG
- a CDS encoding NADH-quinone oxidoreductase subunit D; the protein is MAEIKNYTLNFGPQHPAAHGVLRLVLELDGEVIQRADPHIGLLHRATEKLAETRTYLQSVPYMDRLDYVSMMSNEHGYVMAIEKLLGIEVPVRAQYIRVMFDEITRLLNHLMWLGTHALDVGAMGPFLYAFRDREDLFDCYEAVSGARMHAAYYRPGGVYRDLPDAMPKHKASIIRSAKAIDELNEHRQGSLLDFLDDFCKRFVTYVDEYETLLTDNRIWKQRTVGIGVVSPEAAKAMGFTGAMLRGSGVEWDLRKKQPYAVYDKMDFDVPVGTNGDCYDRYLVRVEEMRQSNRIIKQASAWLRANPGPVMTDNHKVAPPKRTEMKSNMESLIHHFKLFTEGFHVPPGEAYAAVEHPKGEFGIYIVSDGANKPYRLKIRTPDYAHLQSLDEMARGHMLADAVTIIGTQDIVFGSIDR